From Vigna angularis cultivar LongXiaoDou No.4 chromosome 11, ASM1680809v1, whole genome shotgun sequence:
taactaatgtgtatggaaattaagAAGCTGACACATCTGTAATATTAAAGAATGAAATGACAATTGATTGTTAATCATTTATTACTAAAATTTGTCAGACCACATTTCTAAGATTAAAACGGCTGATACTTCTCATTTTAGatgatttagtttattataattacttttttcaataaaactTGAATTAATATGATACtgtaatagtaaaaataaagaaataaataagcTCAAAGAGATCATACATACATAGGaaggagaaataaaaaaatcaagtttaaaaaataagtaatattttttaaaggattaaatatgtATCTTTAAATGAAAactggaattttttttttttaaattttagtttaatttagtttcttaacatgtatatttaattattttaactaaattttattaaatttatttaatattttaaatatatttcataataatatttgaattgtttatagtatttaatataattaaaattttatataaatttgcttaaaaaactaaatttataccgttttaaaaataagaaactaaattatttcaaaaaaaaaaatcaattttcacaaacatacttaactttttcttaaatgtaaatataagttttaagCTATTTATGTTAAGAAGAAAAGTGATTCCCAACCCTACAAAGAAAAACACagtgaatttataaataatttaaaaagttacaaaacaatCTTATTCTCTTCTACATTATTCCAAAATGAAAGGAAAGTGCAAAGAAATTGGATGGACCACACGCTATTATTTTGGCTGCGGATTCTTCCCTTGTCAATTACGCTTTATTCATAACAGAAATTATAATATACGTTACAAAAGGTGacggagaaaagaaaagaaaaaaactattaaaattataaaaaaattatataataatataactttttggGTGGTTCAATTCTTGTCTTCTTCACCACATATTTTCTTCATGGACAAAAACTGCAGTATTGACCTGAAAAGTCTTAATTTAGGGTTTATATCGTGTTTATGTGTCACTGTTACTGATGCTTCATAAATCGTAATAATGGCCTAAGCTTTGTGGTTATAAATTCTGATTCTCGTTATCGTATTACCTAACTTTACATGGAAAGCGAAAACTCAATCTTTTTTGCTTTATACATTTGTTCACGCCATCTTAAtatctattaattttatattaacagattcctattttttattacactaatatatataattatatttaaagaacaaaatgatataattaattttttaataaactgaCTCACTATTTTCAATGAGATCTATCTCTAAATTAAAGATgctattatattaaataattaagttaaatatatacattGAAGAATACATCTTGAACACGTTTTTTCCAAAACAAGAAGGTAATTTTACTAATTAAAGTTTATTAGAATCAGATTGAATGGATTTCAATAATAATAGGGTGATACactcttatatttattttttatttatttttatatctttttaagaaaaaatataaaaggtaaaaatgataataatataatttatttttccataataataataataatttaggaCACGTGGCAATGTTGGCAAGCATGACGTGCCACTTCGAGACTTTTGACATGAATGAACCGTTTTCTCTGGAATATAGAAGTGCCACATGTTGTAACAATTCATGGTACATAAGAGGTGCTAATTGAACCTAGCACTCTCTCACTTTCTcaccttctcttcttctctgaGGTGCCCCGACAAACTCACAGATCAACCTAATTGGGCCCACATTATGTCTCTGTTCCACTTTTTCTCCACCACCACAGTCTTTCTACTTCCAAcgttttctcttctcttctcgcTCTTCCATTATCATTCTCGCATGCATATTCTGTGACACGCATCATGCACTGATGTGCTACTTCTGTCGTTGTTCGCTTCAACTTACCGCTGCTTTTTTTCAAAGCTAGAATTAAACGCCTTAATGCGGAGTTTCAACCCTTTAATTTCGTGTAACTGTGAGGCGAATCACGTTTTCGGGTGCGACAAATAAGAGTTTTTGTTTCCCTGCATTTCTTATAATTGGTTGGTTTGGCTTTCTTTCAAACCCAAATTCcaaagtttgaatttttaagCTTAAGTAAGTGAGTTTAGGTGGTAAATGTCTCCTGTTCTTGAGGGAAACTCACTTGACCGGAAGTCTCATGTGGGTCAGTCTTTTCTGTGAACTTTTTTTAGCGTTTTAGTGCTACTTTCATTCTTTATTATAGTTAGTGGCTTTTCTCATAGTTAGTGAGAAGGACTATTCTATGCAATAGGGGAAGAATATAAAAGGGCATCTCCTTTGCCAACTTTTTATCACTGTGGAGTCTATCCCTATTCCATTATGATTTGACTTGATTGGCTGGTGTGTATTTAACCACATATATACCAAGTTCTTACGCAGCTTCTAAGCGTTAACGTTCAAGCGAAAACGTTATTGCATGTTTGATATCGAAGCTCCTTCAGTATCCCTTCTGTTATGTATCAGCAACCTCAATAAGTGCTCTTAAACAACATAGTCAATTCGGATTCCCGAAGATGGCTGAGAAAGAGACTATGTATTCATTAGGTGATTGGAGGAGAATACCAATTTGCACTTTCTTTAAGGATGCAAGGTATGATATGTTTATGTTCTTGTAGCATTTCTGTACTGCTAGAACACATCTGTCTGAAGATCTTAAGTTTTAACTTCAAAGGCCAAACGGATAGTGTTGTTCATTGAACAGAAACTGCAAAGTTCacatgcttcttctttttttctgaaACGTTCCATCTGTTGTACGTATTTTAATGATGTTAGTTTCACGGCTGTTACGATGAACGCTAGGTTTTCTTCTATTTGCAGACTGGTTTTCAAAGCAGACAGTCTTGGTCGGGAAATTTTGTCAATTGCATTGCCTGCAGCAATGGCTTTGACAGCTGATCCTATTGCTTCATTGGTTGACACAGCATTTATTGGCCAAATAGGTATGTTCTGTTATTGGTTTATTATTTGAGCCCATTATACACATCTCTTGTTTCAAACAATAGCTGTGCATGACAGTTTAAAGCAGCAACACtagaatttttctttatctatgGGCCACGATGCTTCAACTGACTTGCTTATCAACCTCGTTATATAAATGAGCtgtgtttattttataacaGAACAGAACAAGAAACATGTTAGTGACGAGGTAACTGACCGAGGGTTGACTCATGAGGGATGATTGAATTAAAAAGATAGTTAACAAGAAAATAGGGGTGGTATATTATCTATAGGAAAATGATATATTGATCCTACTTGGAAATGAGAGGAAAAAACTCCAATGATCAGAAGTACTATACTTACATGTATTTGAATGCCTTCTGCAACTATTGGTCCATGCAGGGCCAGTAGAGCTTGCTGCTGTAGGAGTTTCAATAGCTCTCTTCAATCAAGTATCAAGGATTGCAATATTCCCACTTGTCAGTGTCACCACTTCTTTTGTGGCTGAGGAAGATACCCTTAGTGGAGCAAGTCCTCAGATAGAGGAGGGTAAATGCTTGGAAGCTGGTGGACCTGTGGATACTGAAACCAAAGAGTTATTACCACAGAGAGGTATCATACCATTCTACCATTCTTTTGTAATAGGTTTGGTTTCTGGCAAGTTTTCTTGGCTTCTGCTCAAGAGCAATGAGCTATTGCTCTGTAGGAAAACCAATAAATGGTTTTGTGCATTTCCAACAAGACCCTTTCACTTTCTTGGTCAGTTACAGGTAGAAATGTTCGCAATTCAGATTCTGTTGGTGAATCTTTGAATATAGTTAAGGAGGATCACAAGAGAAGGCATATCCCTTCAGCTTCATCGGCATTATTTATTGGTGGTGTCCTTGGCCTCATCCAAGCAATATTTCTTATATCTGCCGCAAAACCTTTATTGAACTTCATGGGAGTAACTTCTGTAAGTACCATAGTTTTAAGGAATGTTACTTTTTGGATTATAGCACTTTGGTGTTTATTTTAACTTGTTCCTTTAGTGGTTTGATCTTATTTGAGCATAGGATGAGTGCcaagtaatatatattatttatgcaGGACTCTCCTATGCTACACCCTGCACAACAGTATCTGAGATTGAGGTCCCTCGGTGCTCCTGCCGTTCTTCTCTCCTTGGCAATGCAAGGAGTGTTCCGAGGATTTAAAGACACGAAAACACCTTTATATGCCACTGGTATACCTTGACAAACTAAAATTATCATTGATTAAGTGTCACCAATCACAATTTCCTGCTATTATCTGATTCTAATTACCCTTTCCTTGATGTATGCAGTTGCAGGAGATGCAACTAACATAGCATTGGATCCTTTATTCATGTTTGTATTCCGCTTGGGTGTCAGTGGTGCAGCCATTGCCCACGTTATATCTCAGTATGTTTTATTTAACTGTAATTCAAATGCTTTGATTATACCGTTGTTACAAGTATGGAAGACTCTGCAAAGTACCTTTATGCAGACCTATCTTATAAGTTGCATTGTGCTTTCCGTTTGCATCTTTTAATACTAATCatcctttattttcaaattaactGTGTAGGTACCTAATTTCAGCTATACTCCTATGGAGGTTGGTGCAACAAGTTGACCTTATACCTCCGAGCATAAAACATCTGCAATTAGACCGTTTTCTTAAAAATGGTAAGAGTTTATTGTGCCTGACCAAATTATGTACAAAAAATAAGAACTGAGGAAGGAGGAAGAAGCCATGCTAGTTTCTTGTGTTATGTTTAAAccataatgaaaattatttactaaaGATGCAGTATCTATTTCCTAGCAATATTAAATAAACAGTaccttatttcattttattgaaTCCTAAATTTCGCGGAGTCAGAATTTTCTTATAGAAATTTCTGTGGtgctttattttatctttttcattcaaATTGATACTTCTACTAATGGTTTTCTAATAGATTAACAACTAACACTTCAGGATTGAGACTTACACCTTTGTTTGTCTTTCGTATTGTATTGTTGTCAACCAGGTTTTCTATTACTAATGAGAGTAGTCGCTGTAACATTTTGTGTGACATTGGCTGCATCATTAGCTGCACGGCAAGGATCAACGTCCATGGCTGCATTTCAAGTCTGTCTGCAGGTTTGGTTGGCAGTGTCTCTTCTTGCTGATGGTCTGGCAGTTGCAGGGCAGGTTAGATATAACTACTGTCCAATAAATGCCTTGCTATGTTGCTTCATGATGGTTTCATACCAAAACATTGTCTAAAAAATATCAATGACCTCAACTTTAATAATACTTTATTGTATGAGAAAAACGGTTAAATGTGAACAGAAAAGTGATTAAATTTGAAAGAGATTGTTTTGGTATGAAATGAACTATAGAAACTATATTATCACATGTTTTCTGCTAACTGAATCTTATTACATGCTTATAGTACTCCAAGTTCTTGGTAAAATGCCATTTACCATCATGTTGGTTTCAGGCTATTCTTGCTGGTGCATTTGCTAATAAGGACTTCAACAGGGCATCGGCAACTGCATCCCGAGTTGTGCAGGTGCTTTAGAATAATGATAAATGAAATGCTCATCTTTCACAAGACATATATTTTGTAATGTGACACACTATTATACTGCAGATGGGTTTAGTTCTAGGATTGGCACTTGCATTCATTCTTGGAACAGGATTGCACTTTGGAgctaaaatatttacaaaagatGCTGATGTTCTCCACCTCATTCAAATTGGAATCCCGGTAATTATTGGTTttcaaattagaaagaatattgTTAATCTATCTTTCCAACCCCAGGAGACTCACTTTCATGTTCATTCTTTTACCAGTTTGTGGCAGTCACTCAACCTTTGAATTCTTTAGCATTTGTATTTGATGGTGTCAACTTTGGAGCTTCTGATTTTGCATATTCAGCCTTCTCCATGGTGGGTTTCTCTTCCATGTTTTAATGTTTGATATTATGATAAATAACATTCAAGGGCTTTATTTAATTGTGGTAACTCTCAGGTTGTGGTGGCAATTCTAAGCATTATTTGTCTGCTTATTTTGTCATCCGCGGGTGGTTTCATTGGTATTTGGGTTGCTTTGACCATCTATATGGGTCTTAGGGCATTTGCTGGCTTCTTGAGGTAATAATGAATTTCAAGAGTTATTATTCCTAATGTTTTCTTCCTAATTGACTAATCAATTAAATATGTTGATGCAGGATTGGAACAGGATCAGGACCGTGGGAGTTCCTAAGGAGCTCATAATAACTGCACATAAGCCTATAGGTTGCAGTGGTAGTTACTAATTACATTTAAGTGAGAAGCTTTCCCTGGGTTTTTTTAGTAGCTTGCAAATTCTTCTGAAAGAATAGGCACTCGTTGAAAAATCTAACTCTACTTCATAATATGTACATAGAAAGTCTCTGTACTCAGTCTCgtatatatatgaaatgaaatatagAATCAAGCTTTTGTTTGCAACAAATACAACGTAAAAATGTAAAGATTGCAGGGAACAATCACTGgtttctttttatgtttgtaTATGGTGATCCCTACTGTAGTTTGTcgaaaatcaaattttacaaaatggTAATCAATGCATACTTTCTGCTGATGTGATAATGTAGAGAAGTTCAATCCCATCTTAAAATGAGAATGATTGTGTTATTGAACAAGCTATCAATGACCATCtgttttaattctaaaaattgACTAAAAATTGAGATGAA
This genomic window contains:
- the LOC108334345 gene encoding protein DETOXIFICATION 42, whose translation is MAEKETMYSLGDWRRIPICTFFKDARLVFKADSLGREILSIALPAAMALTADPIASLVDTAFIGQIGPVELAAVGVSIALFNQVSRIAIFPLVSVTTSFVAEEDTLSGASPQIEEGKCLEAGGPVDTETKELLPQRVTGRNVRNSDSVGESLNIVKEDHKRRHIPSASSALFIGGVLGLIQAIFLISAAKPLLNFMGVTSDSPMLHPAQQYLRLRSLGAPAVLLSLAMQGVFRGFKDTKTPLYATVAGDATNIALDPLFMFVFRLGVSGAAIAHVISQYLISAILLWRLVQQVDLIPPSIKHLQLDRFLKNGFLLLMRVVAVTFCVTLAASLAARQGSTSMAAFQVCLQVWLAVSLLADGLAVAGQAILAGAFANKDFNRASATASRVVQMGLVLGLALAFILGTGLHFGAKIFTKDADVLHLIQIGIPFVAVTQPLNSLAFVFDGVNFGASDFAYSAFSMVVVAILSIICLLILSSAGGFIGIWVALTIYMGLRAFAGFLRIGTGSGPWEFLRSS